In the genome of Magnetospirillum sp., one region contains:
- a CDS encoding pirin family protein, translating into MTATLKTAPLATPKIVVRPSAQRGPVDFGWLQSRHSFSFGGYYDPNHMGFRGLRVINEDRVAPGTGFDTHGHRDMEIVSYVLEGALAHKDSMGNVETLKAGEVQAMSAGTGIMHSEFNADKAAPVHFLQIWLLPDHNGHTPRYGQKLFAPADKRNKLALVVSPDGIDGSLPTHSGASMYASLLDAGKSVALDLAAGRAAWVQVARGSIDLDGTTLAEGDGAAVTDAMRVTLTGVAGESELLVFDLK; encoded by the coding sequence ATGACTGCGACCCTCAAAACCGCCCCGCTTGCGACACCCAAAATCGTCGTGCGGCCGTCCGCCCAGCGCGGGCCCGTCGATTTCGGCTGGCTGCAGAGCCGCCACAGCTTCTCGTTCGGCGGCTACTACGATCCGAACCATATGGGCTTCCGGGGCTTGCGCGTCATCAACGAAGACCGCGTGGCGCCGGGGACGGGCTTCGACACGCACGGCCATCGCGACATGGAAATCGTCTCCTACGTGCTCGAGGGAGCACTGGCGCACAAAGATTCGATGGGCAATGTCGAAACGCTTAAAGCGGGCGAAGTGCAGGCGATGAGTGCGGGTACCGGCATTATGCATTCGGAGTTCAACGCCGACAAAGCCGCACCAGTGCATTTCCTGCAGATCTGGCTGCTGCCCGACCACAACGGCCACACGCCGCGCTATGGTCAGAAACTGTTTGCGCCCGCCGACAAGCGCAACAAGCTTGCCCTCGTCGTGTCGCCGGACGGGATCGACGGTTCGCTGCCCACGCATTCGGGTGCAAGCATGTACGCAAGCCTGCTTGATGCCGGCAAAAGCGTGGCACTCGATCTCGCCGCAGGCCGTGCGGCCTGGGTGCAGGTCGCGCGCGGCTCGATCGATCTCGACGGCACCACGCTTGCCGAAGGCGACGGTGCGGCCGTCACCGACGCGATGCGCGTGACGCTGACGGGCGTGGCGGGCGAAAGCGAGCTGTTGGTGTTCGATCTCAAATAG
- a CDS encoding SurA N-terminal domain-containing protein yields the protein MLQFIREKASGTIFKLLFGMLIVSFAAWGIGDYAFLRSGDDTAITVGSRKIPIQQVDAEYRQARERLRRAFGVEIDEAMLRQFGLLDQTVDRLAAEAALDAEAARLGLVASDAIVRQRIASDPNFRGPGGQFDRFLFQRLLFDNGFTEQRYIELVRADIVRSQLREAVEAGVQAPLVLAETLYRHRNEKRGGDRVFVANAAFEDVGTPSDADLAQTYEANGARFTAPEYRALSVVRVAADDVAAQVTVDEKALAAEFEQRRGEFEQPEQRELKQMLFDNQEAAQAAAAAIAGGKSFDAVAAETPGQSPDRIGLGLVARNETLPAIGAAVFEAASGAVVGPVRTPFGWHVLQIVRIEPGTQATLESVRARIEPALRQRLAAEKAFEIANRLEDQVTRGRALDEAAANAGATVVKIAAVDARGLDDKGAPVALFAGAPEAVRATFDTLVGRESQLIETRGGGFYLLHVDGATPAQRRPFDSVKEEVAAVWKAERQAERALARAREIVAATAAGETLEAASLRFNLRVEAVPAVLRTGNNASVPSAVAARLFALKPGQTGLAAGIDGQFVVRTGDVVAADPAADPAGLAALRAQLAREMAADLSTEYNQALRQKFGVTINRSVVERLN from the coding sequence ATGCTGCAATTCATCCGCGAAAAAGCCTCCGGCACGATTTTCAAACTGCTGTTCGGCATGTTGATCGTCAGCTTCGCCGCCTGGGGTATTGGCGACTACGCGTTCCTGCGCTCGGGCGACGACACGGCCATCACGGTCGGATCGCGCAAGATCCCGATCCAGCAGGTCGATGCCGAATACCGCCAGGCGCGCGAGCGCCTGCGCCGCGCCTTCGGGGTGGAGATCGACGAGGCGATGCTGCGCCAGTTCGGTTTGCTCGACCAGACGGTCGACCGGCTCGCGGCCGAAGCCGCCCTCGATGCGGAGGCGGCACGCTTGGGCCTCGTGGCCAGCGACGCGATCGTGCGCCAGCGCATCGCGAGCGACCCCAATTTCCGCGGCCCCGGCGGCCAGTTCGACCGTTTCCTGTTCCAGCGCCTGCTGTTCGACAACGGCTTCACCGAACAGCGCTATATCGAGCTCGTGCGCGCCGACATTGTGCGCAGCCAGCTGCGCGAGGCGGTCGAAGCGGGCGTGCAGGCCCCGCTTGTGCTGGCCGAAACGCTCTATCGCCACCGCAACGAAAAGCGCGGCGGCGACCGCGTGTTCGTGGCCAACGCCGCGTTCGAGGATGTCGGCACGCCGTCCGACGCCGACCTGGCGCAAACCTACGAAGCCAACGGCGCGCGCTTCACGGCGCCTGAATATCGCGCCCTTTCCGTGGTGCGCGTGGCGGCCGACGACGTCGCCGCGCAAGTGACGGTCGACGAAAAGGCGCTGGCCGCCGAGTTCGAGCAGCGCCGCGGCGAATTCGAACAGCCCGAACAACGCGAGCTCAAGCAGATGCTGTTCGACAACCAAGAAGCAGCCCAGGCGGCAGCCGCCGCGATCGCGGGCGGCAAGAGCTTCGATGCTGTCGCCGCCGAAACGCCCGGCCAGTCGCCCGACCGCATCGGGCTCGGCCTTGTGGCGCGCAACGAAACGCTGCCCGCGATCGGTGCGGCCGTGTTCGAGGCGGCATCCGGTGCCGTCGTGGGGCCCGTGCGCACGCCGTTCGGCTGGCATGTGCTGCAGATCGTGCGCATCGAGCCCGGCACGCAAGCCACGCTTGAAAGCGTGCGCGCACGCATCGAGCCCGCCCTGCGCCAACGCTTGGCGGCCGAAAAAGCCTTCGAGATCGCCAATCGCCTCGAAGACCAGGTCACGCGCGGCCGCGCACTCGACGAGGCCGCCGCCAATGCCGGTGCCACCGTCGTGAAGATCGCGGCCGTCGATGCGCGCGGCCTCGACGACAAGGGTGCACCCGTGGCGCTGTTCGCGGGCGCGCCCGAAGCGGTACGTGCGACCTTCGACACGCTGGTCGGCCGCGAAAGCCAATTGATCGAAACGCGCGGCGGCGGCTTCTATCTTCTGCATGTGGACGGCGCCACGCCGGCCCAGCGCCGCCCCTTCGACAGCGTCAAAGAAGAGGTCGCCGCGGTGTGGAAGGCCGAGCGCCAGGCCGAACGTGCGCTTGCGCGCGCGCGCGAAATCGTCGCTGCAACAGCAGCGGGCGAAACGCTCGAGGCGGCGTCGTTGCGCTTCAATCTGCGCGTCGAAGCCGTGCCGGCCGTGCTGCGCACCGGCAACAACGCGTCCGTTCCCAGTGCGGTCGCGGCACGCTTGTTCGCGCTCAAGCCCGGCCAGACCGGCCTTGCCGCCGGCATCGACGGCCAGTTCGTCGTGCGCACCGGCGACGTCGTCGCGGCCGATCCGGCGGCCGACCCGGCCGGCCTTGCGGCGCTGCGCGCGCAGCTCGCCCGCGAAATGGCCGCCGATCTTTCGACAGAGTACAACCAAGCCTTGCGCCAGAAATTCGGCGTCACGATCAACCGCAGCGTCGTCGAACGCCTCAATTAA
- a CDS encoding CTP synthase — protein MTRFIFITGGVVSSLGKGLASAALGAVLQARGYKVRLRKLDPYLNVDPGTMSPYQHGECYVTDDGAETDLDLGHYERFTGVASRQSDNITTGRIYSNILAKERRGDFLGATVQVIPHVTDAIKEFVTADLDDVDFLLCEVGGTVGDIESLPFLEAIRQLGNELGRERACFVHLTLVPYIASAGELKTKPTQHSVQQLQSVGIRCDILLCRSEHDLPASARKKIALFCNLREQAVIPALNASSIYEVPIAYHREGFDREVLRHFGLPQPEPDLGRWTEIVRRLQQPEGEVEIAIVGKYTDLLDAYKSLAEALTHGGIANSVRVKLNWLESEQFEGPNPNYEPLAQAHAILVPGGFGERGAEGKIRAVRYAREKRVPYFGICFGMQMACIEAARDLCGIENANTTEFGATSDPVVGLLTEWVRGNALEQRSENDNKGGTMRLGAYECDLAVGSHVAEIYGRRRIQERHRHRYEVNINYKDRLEKAGLRFSGMSPDGQLPEIVEIPDHPWFVGVQFHPELKSKPFDPHPLFTSFVKAAVTQSRLV, from the coding sequence ATGACGCGGTTCATCTTCATCACCGGCGGCGTGGTGTCTTCGCTCGGCAAGGGGCTGGCTTCTGCGGCCCTCGGAGCGGTTCTTCAAGCGCGCGGCTACAAAGTGCGGCTGCGCAAGCTCGATCCCTACCTCAACGTCGATCCGGGCACGATGAGCCCGTACCAGCACGGCGAGTGCTACGTGACTGACGACGGGGCCGAGACCGATCTCGATCTCGGCCATTACGAGCGTTTCACGGGCGTGGCCTCGCGCCAGTCCGACAACATCACGACGGGCCGCATTTATTCCAACATCCTCGCGAAGGAACGCCGCGGCGATTTCCTGGGCGCCACCGTGCAGGTGATCCCGCACGTGACCGACGCGATCAAGGAGTTCGTGACGGCCGATCTCGACGACGTCGATTTCCTGCTCTGCGAAGTGGGCGGCACGGTGGGCGACATCGAAAGCCTGCCGTTCCTCGAAGCGATCCGCCAGCTCGGCAACGAGTTGGGTCGCGAGCGCGCCTGCTTCGTGCATCTCACGCTCGTGCCCTACATCGCGTCGGCGGGCGAGCTCAAGACCAAGCCCACCCAGCATTCGGTGCAGCAGCTGCAGTCGGTCGGCATACGCTGCGACATTCTTTTGTGCCGCTCGGAGCACGATCTGCCGGCTTCGGCGCGCAAGAAGATCGCGCTATTCTGCAATCTGCGCGAACAGGCTGTGATCCCGGCTCTCAACGCGAGTTCGATCTACGAAGTACCGATCGCCTACCATCGCGAAGGCTTCGATCGCGAAGTGCTGCGCCATTTCGGCCTGCCGCAGCCCGAGCCTGATCTCGGCCGCTGGACCGAAATCGTGCGCCGCCTGCAGCAGCCCGAGGGCGAAGTCGAAATCGCGATCGTCGGCAAATACACCGATCTGCTCGACGCGTACAAATCGCTCGCCGAAGCGCTCACGCATGGCGGCATTGCCAACAGCGTGCGCGTGAAGCTGAACTGGCTCGAAAGCGAACAGTTCGAGGGGCCGAATCCGAATTACGAACCGCTTGCGCAAGCGCACGCGATCCTCGTTCCCGGCGGCTTCGGCGAGCGCGGTGCCGAGGGCAAGATCCGCGCCGTGCGCTATGCGCGCGAAAAGCGCGTGCCCTATTTCGGCATCTGCTTCGGCATGCAGATGGCCTGCATCGAGGCGGCGCGCGATCTGTGCGGCATCGAAAACGCCAACACGACCGAATTCGGCGCCACGTCGGACCCGGTCGTGGGTCTGCTCACCGAATGGGTGCGCGGCAACGCGCTCGAGCAGCGCTCGGAAAACGACAACAAGGGCGGCACCATGCGCCTCGGCGCTTACGAGTGCGACCTTGCGGTGGGCAGCCACGTGGCCGAGATTTACGGTCGGCGCCGCATCCAAGAACGCCATCGCCATCGCTACGAAGTGAACATCAACTACAAAGACCGGCTCGAAAAAGCGGGCTTGCGCTTCTCGGGAATGTCGCCCGACGGCCAATTGCCCGAGATCGTCGAGATCCCCGACCATCCGTGGTTCGTGGGCGTGCAGTTCCACCCCGAACTCAAATCCAAACCCTTCGACCCGCATCCGCTGTTCACGAGCTTCGTCAAAGCCGCCGTGACGCAGAGCCGGTTGGTGTAG
- a CDS encoding SRPBCC family protein encodes MTKSNLADGHDARVTHDEPEMLRLTRLLPGTVERVWAYLTQSDLRATWLGAGAMELRPGATVELAIDNTKLTPTPDNVPPNPATQGGPTTLVWRVVASEAPHLLVVDWGTAADASRIRLELAAEGAGTRLTIEHRRVTSRGMLLGVSAGWHTHTDILRDRLAGYEPAAFWPRYAKLETLYAGRLPG; translated from the coding sequence ATGACGAAGTCCAACCTAGCCGACGGCCACGACGCGCGCGTCACGCACGACGAGCCGGAAATGCTGCGCCTCACGCGCTTGCTGCCGGGCACGGTCGAACGCGTTTGGGCATACCTAACGCAGTCCGATCTGCGCGCAACCTGGCTCGGCGCTGGCGCCATGGAGCTGCGGCCCGGCGCTACGGTCGAACTTGCGATCGATAACACGAAACTGACGCCCACACCCGACAACGTGCCGCCCAACCCGGCAACGCAGGGCGGCCCGACAACGCTCGTCTGGCGCGTGGTCGCAAGCGAAGCGCCCCATCTGCTGGTCGTCGATTGGGGAACCGCCGCCGATGCCTCGCGCATACGCTTAGAACTTGCAGCCGAGGGTGCGGGCACGCGCCTTACGATCGAACATCGGCGCGTTACGAGCCGCGGCATGCTGCTCGGCGTATCGGCCGGCTGGCACACGCATACCGACATTCTGCGCGACCGGCTTGCCGGGTACGAACCCGCCGCCTTCTGGCCGCGCTACGCGAAACTCGAAACGCTTTATGCGGGTCGCCTGCCGGGCTAG
- a CDS encoding divergent polysaccharide deacetylase family protein, with product MARRPSPAARGFARDFGIAALVAIPLIAASAGAYIYWQAATLAPDAPEPVTVALAGVSETGDAEPAAAPRTQVRAPAPAPAAETVVPFFEIVRVGAPAALSPVVAAPAPAPAAAPRASDAGWEARAVRPPQIRAGAWIAIVIDDLGVDAARAARTMALPGPLTLSFLSYAPDLAEQGRQGRAAGHEILLHLPMEPEGRDNPGPGALFVRMSADDIRARTANALDRLPTAVGLNNHMGSRFTRDPAALAPVLQEIAARGLLFLDSRTTGNSAGSAVAQSFGVAHAVRDVFLDNEIEAGAVRKQLAELERVANRRGTAVAIGHPHDATLEALAAWIPTMNSRGLQLVPVSAVVRQQRQAPASPNLAPVALAPVAARETASTMPSPSQTRAATVTRAIPEPAAATGEPPWKRYPTE from the coding sequence ATGGCCCGCCGTCCTTCGCCTGCAGCAAGGGGATTCGCCCGCGATTTTGGAATCGCGGCTCTCGTTGCGATTCCGCTGATCGCGGCGAGTGCTGGCGCCTATATCTATTGGCAGGCGGCCACGCTTGCGCCGGACGCGCCCGAGCCCGTCACGGTCGCATTGGCGGGCGTGAGCGAAACGGGCGACGCCGAGCCTGCGGCGGCACCGCGCACCCAGGTTCGCGCGCCGGCACCGGCGCCAGCAGCCGAAACCGTCGTGCCGTTTTTCGAGATCGTGCGCGTGGGCGCACCGGCCGCTCTGAGCCCGGTTGTGGCTGCACCTGCGCCAGCACCTGCCGCCGCGCCGCGCGCCAGCGACGCCGGTTGGGAAGCGCGCGCCGTGCGTCCGCCGCAGATCCGCGCTGGTGCTTGGATTGCGATCGTGATCGACGATCTCGGTGTGGATGCGGCGCGCGCCGCACGTACGATGGCGTTGCCGGGCCCGCTGACGCTGTCGTTTCTGAGCTACGCGCCCGACCTTGCCGAGCAAGGGCGCCAGGGCCGTGCGGCGGGGCACGAGATTCTGCTGCATCTGCCGATGGAGCCGGAGGGGCGCGACAATCCGGGGCCGGGCGCTTTGTTCGTGCGCATGTCGGCCGACGACATCCGCGCCCGCACCGCAAATGCGCTCGACCGGTTGCCCACCGCGGTCGGCCTCAACAACCATATGGGCAGCCGCTTCACGCGCGATCCCGCAGCGCTCGCACCGGTGCTGCAGGAGATCGCCGCGCGTGGACTTTTGTTCTTGGACAGCCGCACGACCGGCAATTCGGCGGGCAGTGCGGTCGCACAGTCGTTCGGCGTGGCGCATGCGGTGCGCGACGTGTTTCTCGACAACGAGATCGAAGCGGGGGCCGTGCGCAAGCAGCTGGCCGAACTCGAGCGCGTCGCCAATCGGCGCGGCACTGCGGTCGCGATCGGCCATCCGCACGACGCGACGCTCGAAGCGCTCGCCGCCTGGATCCCGACCATGAATTCGCGCGGCCTGCAGCTGGTTCCGGTGTCGGCCGTCGTGCGCCAGCAGCGCCAAGCGCCCGCGAGCCCCAATCTTGCCCCTGTCGCCCTGGCACCCGTTGCCGCGCGCGAGACGGCATCCACAATGCCGTCGCCGTCGCAGACACGGGCTGCGACCGTCACGCGCGCCATCCCCGAACCCGCAGCCGCAACCGGAGAACCGCCGTGGAAACGATATCCTACCGAGTGA
- a CDS encoding globin-coupled sensor protein codes for MSMQNENLNERLRFIDFREADSAALRAIRPTIEANIQKVLTKFYGHIENYPNLMSMFHGQMGVDHARTEQAKHWLTMFHGSFDDAYVGRVQRIGRTHERIGLEPRWYIAGYALAMGELMGLLFEMYRKKPAEGTVAAKALIKAIMLDMDYAISIYIEEGKANFTTKLNGLADNFEGSVLKVVDGVGGSAEEMKGAAQTMAAAAEETQRQTTVVAAAAEEASTNVQTVASAAEELSASIQEISRQVSHASTISRQAVAQAQETNALVKQLADAGQKIGSVVNLIQAIAGQTNLLALNATIEAARAGEAGKGFAVVASEVKNLANQTAKATGDIAAQVGAIQEATKHSVDSLARIAKTIEEISGISAGIASAVEEQGAATQEIARNVQQAAAGTSEVSSNIAGVTKAATQTGDNALKVLQTADRLTAQSNDLRGNVGEFLGRVRNG; via the coding sequence ATGTCGATGCAAAACGAAAACCTGAACGAACGGCTGCGTTTCATCGATTTCCGCGAGGCGGACTCAGCTGCGCTGCGCGCCATCCGCCCGACGATCGAGGCCAATATCCAGAAGGTCCTGACCAAGTTCTACGGCCATATCGAGAACTATCCGAACTTGATGTCGATGTTCCACGGCCAGATGGGCGTGGACCATGCGCGCACCGAGCAGGCAAAACACTGGCTTACGATGTTCCACGGCAGTTTCGACGACGCCTATGTCGGGCGCGTTCAGCGAATCGGGCGCACGCACGAGCGCATCGGACTCGAGCCGCGCTGGTACATTGCGGGCTACGCGCTCGCGATGGGCGAACTGATGGGCCTGCTTTTCGAGATGTACCGCAAGAAGCCGGCGGAAGGCACCGTTGCCGCCAAGGCGCTCATCAAAGCGATCATGCTCGACATGGACTACGCGATCTCGATCTATATCGAAGAGGGCAAAGCGAACTTCACGACCAAGCTGAACGGCCTTGCCGACAATTTCGAAGGTAGCGTGCTGAAGGTCGTGGACGGTGTCGGCGGCTCGGCCGAGGAGATGAAAGGCGCCGCCCAGACGATGGCGGCGGCGGCCGAAGAAACGCAGCGCCAGACGACCGTCGTTGCCGCCGCAGCCGAAGAAGCCTCGACGAACGTGCAGACGGTCGCAAGCGCGGCCGAAGAGCTTTCGGCTTCGATTCAGGAGATCAGCCGCCAAGTCAGCCACGCTTCGACGATCTCGCGCCAGGCCGTGGCGCAGGCGCAGGAAACCAACGCACTTGTGAAGCAACTCGCCGACGCCGGACAGAAGATCGGCTCGGTCGTCAACCTCATCCAGGCGATCGCGGGCCAGACGAATCTTCTGGCCCTCAACGCAACGATCGAGGCGGCACGCGCGGGCGAAGCGGGCAAGGGTTTTGCGGTCGTGGCCTCCGAGGTCAAGAATCTCGCGAACCAAACCGCCAAAGCGACCGGCGACATCGCCGCCCAAGTGGGGGCGATCCAAGAGGCGACCAAACATTCGGTCGACTCGCTGGCGCGCATCGCCAAGACGATCGAAGAGATCAGCGGCATTTCCGCCGGCATCGCCTCGGCGGTCGAAGAGCAAGGGGCCGCCACGCAGGAAATCGCGCGCAACGTTCAGCAGGCGGCAGCCGGCACGTCCGAAGTGTCGTCGAACATTGCGGGCGTCACGAAAGCCGCAACCCAGACCGGCGACAACGCGCTCAAAGTGCTGCAGACCGCAGACCGCCTCACGGCACAGTCGAACGATCTGCGCGGCAATGTCGGCGAGTTCCTCGGCCGCGTGCGCAACGGCTAG
- a CDS encoding nuclear transport factor 2 family protein has protein sequence MDPIDADLDAISAAVQTYLDGLYEADADKLESVFHPTCVLTHVTPEGLQTIPRDTWLAAVRTRRSSKDQGLGRYDRILLLDRIGPTMALVKLNCAIPPRFFTDLLAFLKIDGRWQVAQKVFETEWRT, from the coding sequence ATGGACCCGATCGACGCCGATCTCGACGCGATTTCCGCCGCCGTACAGACCTATCTCGACGGGCTCTACGAGGCCGATGCCGACAAACTCGAAAGCGTGTTTCATCCGACCTGCGTGCTTACGCATGTCACGCCCGAGGGCCTGCAGACGATCCCGCGCGACACGTGGCTCGCGGCCGTGCGCACGCGCCGCTCGTCCAAAGACCAAGGGCTTGGCCGCTACGACCGCATTCTGCTGCTCGACCGTATCGGGCCGACGATGGCGCTCGTGAAACTCAACTGCGCCATCCCGCCGCGGTTTTTCACCGACCTGCTGGCATTCCTCAAAATCGACGGGCGCTGGCAGGTGGCGCAGAAGGTCTTCGAGACCGAGTGGCGCACCTGA
- the secG gene encoding preprotein translocase subunit SecG — protein MELVLTVIHLLIAIALVGVVLVQRSEGGGLGMGGSSGGGMGGFMSARGTANLLTRTTAILAGAFMLTSIGLAFFAGTHSSRTVDPLEGPIPTIPAAPAIPAPPVAR, from the coding sequence ATGGAATTGGTTCTGACGGTCATCCATCTGCTGATCGCGATCGCGCTGGTCGGCGTTGTGCTGGTCCAGCGCAGCGAAGGCGGCGGCCTTGGCATGGGCGGCTCGTCGGGCGGGGGCATGGGCGGCTTCATGTCGGCGCGCGGTACGGCCAATCTGCTGACTCGCACGACCGCGATCCTGGCCGGCGCTTTCATGCTGACCAGCATTGGGCTGGCCTTTTTCGCGGGCACGCATTCCTCGCGCACGGTCGATCCGCTCGAAGGGCCGATCCCGACGATTCCGGCAGCTCCCGCCATTCCGGCACCGCCCGTCGCGCGCTGA
- the tpiA gene encoding triose-phosphate isomerase — protein MRAPRKLVAGNWKMNGRKADAVALAAAIAALPTAERAEILVCPPFVHLVSVADALSGSAVQLGAQDCHAAAAGAHTGDVAAEMLVELGCRYAIVGHSERRANHRESDADVNAKIAAAWRAGLCAIACVGETLAERDAGTTLEIVGRQLAGSLPDQATAANLVVAYEPVWAIGTGRTPTTAQVAEVHAAIRAALVSRFADGAAMRILYGGSVNDKNAAELMAVANVDGALVGGASLKPDAFAAIVAAAG, from the coding sequence ATGCGAGCCCCCCGAAAACTCGTTGCCGGAAATTGGAAGATGAACGGCCGCAAGGCCGATGCGGTCGCCCTTGCGGCGGCGATCGCGGCGTTGCCGACGGCCGAGCGTGCCGAGATTCTCGTCTGCCCGCCCTTTGTCCATCTGGTTTCGGTTGCGGACGCTTTGTCCGGCAGTGCCGTGCAACTGGGCGCGCAGGATTGCCACGCAGCAGCGGCCGGTGCCCATACCGGCGACGTTGCCGCCGAGATGTTGGTGGAACTCGGCTGCCGCTATGCGATCGTCGGGCATTCCGAGCGGCGTGCCAATCACCGCGAGAGCGATGCCGACGTGAACGCCAAGATCGCCGCCGCGTGGCGCGCGGGCCTGTGCGCGATCGCATGCGTGGGCGAGACCTTGGCCGAGCGCGATGCCGGTACCACGCTTGAAATCGTTGGGCGCCAGCTGGCGGGATCGCTGCCGGATCAGGCGACCGCCGCCAACCTCGTGGTTGCCTACGAGCCCGTTTGGGCGATCGGCACGGGCCGCACGCCGACCACGGCACAGGTGGCCGAAGTCCACGCCGCAATCCGTGCGGCGTTGGTTTCGCGCTTTGCCGACGGGGCCGCGATGCGCATTCTCTACGGCGGCTCGGTCAACGACAAAAACGCCGCCGAGCTGATGGCGGTCGCCAATGTCGACGGCGCGCTCGTGGGCGGCGCATCGCTCAAACCCGACGCGTTTGCCGCGATCGTCGCGGCAGCAGGCTGA
- a CDS encoding metalloregulator ArsR/SmtB family transcription factor translates to MVEHKDALDTVFHALADPTRRAILQRLSAGACSVGELAEPFEISLAAASKHIKVLENAGLLRRAVQGRTHLCSLDVGPMHAGLEWLRHYEQFWNRSLDALEAALRAESPPPKRRRKK, encoded by the coding sequence ATGGTTGAACATAAAGACGCCCTCGACACGGTTTTCCACGCCCTCGCCGACCCAACGCGGCGCGCGATCCTGCAACGTCTTTCGGCGGGTGCGTGCAGCGTGGGCGAACTCGCCGAACCCTTTGAAATTTCGCTCGCCGCCGCCTCCAAGCACATCAAAGTGCTCGAAAACGCCGGCCTGCTGCGGCGCGCGGTGCAAGGCCGCACGCATCTTTGCAGCCTCGATGTCGGCCCCATGCATGCGGGCCTCGAATGGCTGCGCCACTACGAACAGTTCTGGAACCGCAGTCTCGACGCGCTCGAAGCCGCTTTGCGCGCCGAGAGCCCGCCGCCCAAGCGCAGGAGAAAAAAATGA
- a CDS encoding heavy-metal-associated domain-containing protein produces the protein METISYRVTGMTCGGCARAMTRALTAQGATAPAEIDLAQSRVTVAGLDDRQVQAAAEAAGFVYVGRTA, from the coding sequence GTGGAAACGATATCCTACCGAGTGACCGGCATGACCTGCGGCGGCTGCGCACGCGCGATGACGCGTGCACTCACTGCTCAAGGTGCGACAGCGCCCGCCGAGATCGATCTGGCGCAAAGTCGCGTGACGGTCGCCGGCCTCGACGACCGCCAGGTGCAGGCGGCCGCCGAGGCGGCTGGCTTCGTCTATGTCGGACGGACGGCCTAG
- the kdsA gene encoding 3-deoxy-8-phosphooctulonate synthase, with protein MTAPKTVPLGNFQIANNRPFALIAGPCALESRAHALEMSHALVELTGRLGIPLIYKTSFDKANRTSVNSARGIGMEKSLPILVEVREKYGCPVLTDVHTAEQCAPVAEAVDVLQIPAFLCRQTDLLLAAGETGRVVNVKKGQFLAPWDMKNVVAKIASTGNDKVLQCERGTSFGYNTLVSDMRGLPILAESGYPVVFDATHSVQQPGGQGTTSGGQREFVPVLARAAIAVGVAAVFMETHQDPDKAPSDGPNMVPLKEMEVILAELKEYDAIAKRRAAR; from the coding sequence ATGACCGCCCCCAAAACCGTTCCGCTCGGCAATTTCCAGATCGCCAACAACCGGCCCTTCGCGCTGATCGCTGGCCCTTGCGCGCTCGAGAGCCGCGCGCATGCGCTTGAGATGAGCCATGCTCTCGTCGAACTCACGGGCCGGCTCGGCATTCCGCTTATCTACAAAACCAGCTTCGACAAGGCGAACCGTACGTCGGTCAATTCGGCGCGTGGCATCGGCATGGAGAAGAGCCTGCCGATCCTCGTCGAGGTGCGCGAAAAATACGGCTGCCCGGTTCTGACCGACGTGCACACGGCCGAGCAATGCGCGCCGGTGGCCGAGGCCGTAGACGTGCTGCAGATCCCGGCCTTTCTGTGCCGCCAGACCGATCTTCTGCTGGCGGCGGGCGAAACGGGCCGCGTTGTCAACGTCAAGAAGGGCCAGTTCCTGGCCCCGTGGGACATGAAAAACGTCGTCGCCAAGATCGCGAGTACGGGCAACGACAAAGTCCTGCAGTGCGAGCGGGGAACGTCCTTCGGCTACAACACGCTGGTCTCGGACATGCGCGGCTTGCCGATCCTCGCTGAGAGCGGTTATCCCGTGGTGTTCGACGCCACGCACTCGGTGCAGCAGCCGGGCGGGCAGGGGACGACGTCGGGTGGGCAGCGCGAATTCGTTCCCGTGCTGGCGCGCGCCGCGATCGCCGTCGGCGTTGCGGCGGTGTTCATGGAAACCCACCAAGACCCCGACAAGGCGCCCTCCGACGGCCCCAATATGGTGCCGCTCAAGGAGATGGAAGTGATCCTCGCCGAGCTCAAGGAATACGACGCTATCGCCAAGCGGCGCGCTGCGCGTTAA